One segment of Anopheles stephensi strain Indian chromosome 3, UCI_ANSTEP_V1.0, whole genome shotgun sequence DNA contains the following:
- the LOC118508954 gene encoding neural-cadherin-like isoform X1, which produces MVDPLKIFWVLTNSTYLVTKFIKTGIADKNDYPLYFEKVIYEADIDENVELNHNFLNVTAKTHGEAAGVRYKISSGNIGNVFAIRNTTGALYVAKALDYEKIKKYELRLTASDNFKENYTTVLINVRDVNDNPPVFEKSSYRTQITEEDDRGLPKRVLRVTASDADVERPNNIIYFLTGPGIDIENPSDSNFDINKATGEIFVLKPLNRDPPHGRASWKFTVFAQDEGGEGLVGFTEVQINLKDVNDNAPQFPNGIAYGNVTENGTIGMHVMTIKAEDYDDVNEGTNAKVIYSIEKNAIEEDTGLPIFDINPDTGLITTAVCCLDREKTPDYSLQIVATDGGGLKGTGTASIKVKDLNDMPPRFTKDEWFVEVEETDGSVLPEAPILTVTVNDDDEINNFQYKIIESSGYGADKFAMVKNADGTGSLKVVQPLDYEDPMQINGFRFRIQVIDNDGIDESDKYHVDHSWVIVKLKDINDNTPRFKKPHIEAAVYENAEVGKNLGTFKAVDIDKGGKSKITYSINRSTDRKRQFAINQEGSVTIQRELDRETMSKHSLEILATDDGVPPRTASAILTVLVKDINDNAPVFAEDYRPILLENSPPSKIIEISAIDKDDRLKGNGPPFQFRMDPDADDVIRTSFKVEQSNKGDGMAIISSLGSFDREYRKQYTIPIVIKDSGTPPQTGTSTLTITIGDLNDNIMQPGSKEVVVYNYQGQAPDTPIGRVFVNDLDDWDTSDKLFYWDEAENPRFKLDDTSGMVTMRRGAREGRYKLRFKIYDRKHAQESYANMSVVVKHISYEAIVNSGSIRLIGITDEDFIRIWNYRTQNIFRSKLERFREKLAELLNVDVKNVDVFSVQMKDKTVPLTDVRFAVHGAYYYKAVQLNGVILLHKEEIEQEVGINITMVNVDECLLENADCAGSCTSIIEVQTNPCLVNANKTALVGVQINSTAECVCSSREYKQQQTCKSHPCLNGGRCTDSKSGIKCSCPPGYTGPRCQQVVRSFRGSGWAWYPPLDMCDRSHISVEIITTKPEGLIFYNGPITPPKEDDTTKQLSDFIALELEQGYPRFLIDYGSGTLELRITTKHPLNDGEWHRIDLFWDTEQVKMVVDFCKTAEITEADDGNLVEFVDHTCQALGKVPQFNEYLNLNTPLQIGGVFRDKFDYTYNRWQYMPVGVGFEGCIREFKHNGILYDLSHPGLSKGSAPGCLYTQEVCDLNPQVARCLEHGKCVGSYDEAKCECNPGWTGTYCSLPTTPTTFKTHSYVKYALSFEPDKFTTQIQLRFRTRETYGELFRISDQHMREYGIIELKGAKVYFRYSLNTGQVDEQEVALTAVEVDDGQWHVVKVQRYGSAAILELDGGEGANFNQSFSFDGHQWLSVDKQEGVYAGGKPEFTGVKTYDVKSDYQKSCIDDIRLDGKSLPLPPATNGTQWGQATMAKNIDRYCSSNNPCQNAYCPDPFECVDLWNKYECACGDGMIISPEGKTCIDRNECLDYPCLNGGTCINQEPRLKYKCICPDSYWGESCEFLKERQALKFSTSALAAVIACLLLIIILLFVYFSCSRRRSANFNKKPATKDDIRENIINYCDEGGGENDMTAFDMKTLKIPIGPLPELVQHKAPPVRPDIAVVSDQVVGKVDVFLDDRKRRVDIDPASGPFDDLRNYAYEGCGSTSGSLSSLQSGTDDEPHEYSFLTTWGPRFDKLVNIYEPSKAQIEDDDVS; this is translated from the exons GTCACCGCCTCCGATGCCGATGTCGAGCGGCCGAACAACATCATCTACTTCCTGACCGGGCCCGGTATTGACATCGAAAATCCCTCCGACAGCAACTTTGACATCAACAAGGCCACCGGGGAGATATTTGTGCTAAAG CCACTAAATCGAGATCCACCCCATGGACGGGCGTCATGGAAGTTCACCGTCTTCGCACAGGACGAAGGTGGTGAGGGGTTGGTTGGGTTTACCGAGGTGCAAATCAACCTGAAAGACGTAAACGACAATGCACCACAATTTCCAAACGGCATCGCGTACGGTAATGTGACCGAGAATGGCACCATCGGCATGCACGTGATGACAATAAAGGCCGAAGATTACGATGACGTCAACGAAGGCACCAACGCCAAGGTGATCTATTCGATCGAGAAAAATGCCATCGAGGAAGATACGGGTCTACCGATCTTTGACATCAACCCGGACACCGGGCTCATCACAACGGCGGTCTGCTGTCTCGATCGGGAAAAGACGCCCGATTACTCGCTGCAGATTGTGGCCACCGATGGCGGTGGTTTGAAGGGCACGGGAACGGCATCGATTAAGGTGAAAGATCTGAACGATATGCCGCCCCGGTTCACCAAGGACGAGTGGTTCGTGGAAGTGGAGGAGACGGATGGTAGTGTGCTACCGGAGGCGCCCATTCTAACCGTGACGGtgaacgatgacgatgagaTTAACAATTTTCAGTACAAGATTATTGAGAGCAGCGGCTATGGGGCGGATAAGTTCGCCATGGTGAAGAATGCGGATGGGACTGGTAGCTTGAAGGTGGTGCAACCGCTAGACTACGAGGACCCGATGCAGATCAATGGGTTTCGCTTTCGGATACAGGTCATCGATAACGATGGGATTGACGAGAGCGACAAGTACCACGTCGACCATTCGTGGGTGATTGTGAAGCTGAAGGATATTAACGATAATACGCCACGCTTCAAGAAACCACACATTGAAGCGGCCGTTTACGAAAATGCGGAAGTGGGGAAAAATTTGGGCACCTTCAAGGCGGTCGACATTGATAAGGGTGGCAAGAGTAAGATCACGTACAGCATCAACCGTTCCACCGATCGCAAACGTCAGTTTGCTATCAACCAGGAAGGATCGGTCACGATCCAGCGCGAACTTGATCGGGAAACGATGTCGAAACATTCGCTTGAAATTTTGGCCACCGACGATGGAGTCCCACCGCGCACGGCGTCCGCCATCTTGACCGTGCTGGTGAAGGACATTAACGATAATGCACCGGTGTTTGCGGAAGATTATCGGCCCATTTTGCTGGAAAACTCACCACCGTCGAAGATTATTGAAATCTCCGCGATCGATAAGGACGATCGGCTGAAGGGCAATGGGCCACCGTTCCAGTTCCGCATGGACCCGGATGCGGACGATGTGATTCGAACCTCGTTCAAGGTAGAGCAAAGCAACAAGGGTGATGGTATGGCGATCATATCGTCGCTCGGTTCATTCGATCGAGAGTATCGCAAGCAGTACACTATCCCGATCGTCATCAAAGACTCGGGAACACCGCCACAGACCGGTACCAGCACGCTTACGATTACGATCGGTGACCTGAACGATAACATTATGCAGCCCGGTTCgaaggaggtggtggtgtacAACTACCAGGGCCAGGCACCGGACACACCGAtcgggcgtgtgtttgtgaacgATCTGGACGATTGGGACACCTCCGATAAGCTGTTCTACTGGGACGAGGCCGAGAATCCTCGCTTCAAGCTAGACGACACGTCCGGTATGGTGACGATGAGACGAGGTGCTCGCGAGGGACGGTACAAGCTGCGGTTTAAGATTTACGATCGAAAGCATGCACAGGAATCGTACGCCAACatgtcggtggtggtgaaacACATCTCGTACGAAGCGATCGTCAACTCGGGATCGATCAGGCTGATCGGTATTACCGATGAGGATTTCATCAGGATCTGGAACTATCGCACCCAAAACATCTTCCGCAGTAAGCTGGAACGGTTCCGCGAAAAGTTGGCCGAGCTGCTGAACGTGGACGTCAAGAATGTGGATGTGTTTAGCGTGCAGATGAAGGATAAAACCGTCCCACTAACGGATGTGAGGTTCGCTGTGCACGGCGCGTACTACTACAAAGCAGTGCAGCTGAACGGTGTGATACTGCTGCACAAGGAGGAGATCGAGCAGGAGGTCGGCATTAACATCACAATGGTGAATGTGGACGAGTGTTTGCTGGAGAATGCTGACTGTGCCGGGTCCTGCACCAGCATCATCGAGGTCCAAACGAACCCGTGTCTggtaaatgcaaacaaaaccgcTCTGGTCGGAGTGCAGATTAACTCCACCGCGGAGTGTGTCTGTAGCTCGAGAGAatacaaacagcagcaaacctGCAAATCTCACCCCTGTCTTAATGGGGGCCGTTGCACGGATTCAAAGTCGGGCATCAAGTGTTCGTGTCCGCCGGGATATACGGGGCCACGCTGCCAGCAGGTGGTGCGTAGTTTCCGTGGTAGCGGTTGGGCCTGGTACCCACCGCTCGACATGTGCGACCGATCGCACATTAGCGTCGAGATCATCACAACGAAACCGGAAGGTTTGATATTTTACAACGGACCTATTACTCCACCGAAGGAGGACGATACAACGAAACAGCTGTCGGACTTTattgcgctcgagctcgagcaGGGCTATCCGCGGTTTCTGATCGATTATGGCTCAGGTACGCTGGAGCTACGCATCACGACCAAGCATCCGCTAAATGACGGCGAATGGCATCGGATCGATCTGTTCTGGGACACGGAGCAGGTGAAGATGGTGGTCGATTTTTGCAAGACGGCCGAAATCACCGAGGCCGACGATGGCAATCTGGTGGAGTTTGTCGACCATACCTGCCAAGCGCTGGGCAAGGTGCCACAGTTCAACGAGTATCTGAATCTCAACACACCGCTCCAGATTGGCGGAGTGTTTCGGGATAAGTTCGATTACACCTACAACCGTTGGCAGTACATGCCGGTTGGGGTCGGGTTCGAGGGTTGCATTCGTGAGTTCAAGCACAACGGTATCCTGTACGATCTGTCCCATCCGGGACTCTCGAAGGGCAGTGCACCGGGATGTCTCTACACGCAGGAGGTGTGCGATCTGAATCCACAAGTCGCACGATGCCTGGAGCATGGCAAGTGTGTCGGTAGCTACGACGAGGCTAAGTGTGAGTGCAATCCTGGCTGGACAGGAACGTACTGTAGCTTGCCCACCACTCCGACCACCTTCAAGACGCACAGCTACGTCAAGTATGCGCTCAGCTTCGAGCCGGACAAGTTCACCACTCAGATACAGCTTCGGTTCCGAACGCGCGAAACGTACGGCGAGCTGTTTCGCATCAGTGATCAGCATATGCGCGAGTATGGGATCATTGAGCTGAAGGGGGCGAAGGTTTACTTCCGGTACAGCTTAAACACGGGCCAGGTGGACGAGCAGGAGGTGGCGCTAACGGCGGTCGAGGTGGACGATGGCCAGTGGCACGTGGTGAAGGTGCAGCGATACGGCTCGGCGGCTATACTGGAGCTGGACGGCGGTGAGGGAGCCAACTTCAATCAGAGCTTCTCCTTCGACGGCCATCAGTGGCTGTCAGTCGACAAGCAGGAGGGTGTGTACGCTGGTGGCAAACCGGAGTTTACCGGTGTAAAGACGTACGATGTGAAATCTGACTATCAGAAGAGTTGCATCGACGACATAAG GTTGGATGGTAAAAGCTTGCCACTTCCGCCAGCCACCAACGGTACGCAGTGGGGTCAAGCCACGATGGCAAAGAACATTGACCGGTACTGCTCGTCCAACAATCCCTGCCAGAACGCGTACTGTCCAGATCCGTTCGAGTGTGTCGACTTGTGGAACAAGTACGAGTGCGC CTGCGGTGATGGTATGATCATCTCGCCGGAAGGCAAAACCTGCATCGACCGTAACGAGTGTCTGGACTATCCGTGTCTGAATGGTGGCACTTGCATCAACCAGGAGCCCCGCCTGAAGTACAAGTGCATCTGTCCGGACTCGTACTGGGGCGAGAGTTGTGAGTTTCTGAAGGAACGACAAGCGCTTAAATTCAGCACCAGTGCCTTGGCCGCCGTAATAGCCTGCCTATTACTGATCATTA TTTTGCTGTTTGTATATTTCTCCTGCTCTCGGCGTCGTTCGGCCAACTTCAACAAGAAACCGGCCACCAAGGACGACATCCGCGAGAACATCATCAACTACTGCGACGAGGGCGGTGGCGAGAACGACATGACCGCGTTCGACATGAAAACGCTCAAAATCCCGATCGGCCCGCTGCCGGAGCTCGTCCAACATAAGGCACCGCCCGTAC GTCCAGATATTGCCGTCGTGTCCGACCAGGTCGTCGGCAAGGTGGACGTGTTCCTGGACGACCGGAAGCGACGCGTCGACATCGACCCAGCCTCCGGGCCATTCGACGATCTGCGTAACTACGCCTACGAAGGTTGTGGGAGTACCTCTGGCTCGCTAAGTTCCTTACAGTCAG GTACGGACGATGAACCCCATGAGTATAGCTTTTTAACCACATGGGGTCCCCGTTTCGATAAGTTAGTCAATATATACGAACCAAGCAAAGCGCAAATCGAAGATGACGATGTTAGTTAA